Genomic segment of Zingiber officinale cultivar Zhangliang chromosome 11B, Zo_v1.1, whole genome shotgun sequence:
atctttccttttataaccatccacatggttttaaaagagaattttaaattttaaaatatttccttttttgttgccatctataatggttttaaaagaaagattttaattttgataaaacttttcttttttgtaaccatgatttaaaagagaagcttTAATtctaatctttcctttttttgtagacatctacaatgtttaaaagagagagaataatttttaaaactttccttttatagctatcacaataggaaatttaaaagagagagattttaattatttttaaaatttccttttttgccatgaccaaggattataaaagagagaaagagggtgccttatgggaataatacatctccatatttctcttgttcccttagggccgaaacctaagctttccctcttctcttttccttggtggccgacccttctctctttctcttctccctttgttttcttttcttaagGCCGACgacacatcaagctccatcttcttgtggtcggtttgcttggaggggaagaagaagagaaggaagtttcctattttggcattccttgtgtggctgaaacttgtaggcaaagaagaaggttcgggtggatttcatcttgatagatcatcgcccacatgacgtccaagaggaggagaggaatataacagaagatcaagaggtctttagttggaaagaaaggtataactaattatttgtttcaGCTGTATAATTaatttgtgttctttgtatggatcctgaaataccaacacaagaggctagcgattttgtgtttttatttctgtgcttcgattttgtgtttcaatcttgtgctttgattaaggtctctgtagttaaacctaaggttactgtaagaagtttaaatattcaatttctttaaaagactttgtctaagaagtggtggatgatctcataaccaagaaggtctagtgcctcgccaatgacctggaagccaatccttgaaatagatatttaatcaacttctgtaatatggtttgacttctgaagaacacaagggctaaacttggagtaaaaatgttaagtttcgttttcaatccaagtttaactttgaaaaacgaacttggagtaaaaatgttaagtttcgtttccaatccaattttaacttatgaagagcacatgagttgctaggaaaagttctgtgcttgtacaaatttttgtacaagggaaatagaacggtattccgagtagcaccaaCACCTTTGtgtctatttcctttttattaatctCTTTTTGTTTTAGTTACAAGTGTTCTTATTTAGTTGAAAGTCGGAGAaagggttgatttattttttcagggtaattcactcctcccctcttgGCGGCCTCCAAAGGGCCCAACACTTCCCTCTCATGAATTTCGTTCCTTACAATTAGTTGAAAAAATCAGAGGTATATTATTCCACTAACTAGGTACCTTACTTCAGATTCTACAACCTTTGATACACTAATCATTAGAAATTGTATGGCAAGAAGGTCTCTCGCACGAGCTTCGTCATCTTCTCCTAATTGGTAATTTTGGCCAATTTGTTTGGGTCAATTTTAGTTGTTGCCACCATGTCGTCATTCTTCTGCACATTCTAGTTGCAACCAAGGGCACATGCTTGTCTTCAGGCACTTCTTTGAATTCCAGGATTTCCTCCACTAAGGCTAGCTAATTCAGGAACTTCTCAGGTTGTAAACTACCATGAAGCTCAGGGATTTCAATTCTCATCCTCGTCTCCTAGCTAGCGCCTATAATCCTCCTCGGCTATCACTCTGTGTCACTTAAGGGGAACCTCCTCTTCATcagcttcctcctcctctccgtcATCCATTTCTAGATCTAAGTTTGCTCAATGATGACATCAAACCAGATTTCTTCTATTGTGGTTTTCAAACAACATTGTCATCCTTTTCACAGCCAAGTCAATCTGTTCGACCCATTCGTCAATAGCTCAAACCTACTGCTCCATGTCATGCTCGTACATATTATTGATATCTTCAACACGTTGTTGTCTTCTCAATGGCATGAATCCACAAGAAtgacttggctctgataccaaactgatACAGCAAATAACTATCAATTTCGTTAATTCACACATTAATACTGAAATCGACTATCAAATCTATTAATTCATGCATGGATATTGGAAGTGATCTTATAAACCTATTGGTTCAAAGAAAAATTCCAAGTAGGAAAATAGTAGCTCTGCCCAAATTTGCATTAATAAAAAACTATCTTCAAAATATAAAACATAATACTTATATAGGCTCATATCCTAACActcaaagaaaggaaagaaatcctcatatataagatcaaaaaagaaaagaaatctcatcgaaaaaagaaattttttaatagaAATCCTTATTAACAAAAACAAGGCGCTATTATAGATATATCATAACCCATATATATGGGAAATACCAAAAGTACCCAAAATACCATAAAAATGGACATTACCATAAATAGTAAAAATATGTTCAAAGGTTCGATTGAGGGCCTAACTAATAGAATTTGGACCTGAAACTTAACCATTATGGGTATTCCAAAAAACAAACACAGATTTTTTAATTATGCACGCGTGGCTTAAAACCTGATTTCGAGTCCCAAGTCAAAAATTATGGCTTTAAAAATATTGTGCTGTCAAACCCGCATCATTTTTCCATCCTTTGAGTATCAAATTCACCAATCCATTAAGCTCTATTTACTTcaaatggagggaaaaaaaaacaagcaAGGATGGAGAAATGTTttagtttataatttttttaatccatATACCAACTCTTCGAACTGACTAATCTTGGAGATGACCGGTTTAGTCTCACAGAAGTTTTCCATCAGCCACTAGGATAAATCGAGAAACACTCATAGAGGCTTATCCAAATAGCCAGTATTCTTAGGCCTGCTTCTCactgtaaaaaaaaaatcttctacaGTACATCACAGCTGAGACTTGAACTTTAGATTCTTTAATTATCTATTAAAAGGTCTAACCATTACACCATTGCCCTACCTGTTAGTCTACTTTCAGCAAAAACCATTGACTTAGTCTGATAAATACTTCAAAAGGAAGAGAAACTTCTGCTTGGACTAATAAAAACGCATAATTCAACCGTTTTATTTCCAATAGCAACAATCacaaatttaattaacatttaTAGTCGAACAGTTAGATTGTCCTAGAGGATCTCCTCCATCGGtttataaaatcaaaatttatcaaTCCAGAAGAAATAAagtttatttagtttaatgatAGGGTAAAACAttctatcacaaaattaaaaacaaacacaACACACCAATTTTTCTTTTCTACATTAGTCATActatacaaaatatatatatatatatatatatatacctttactaattaactttggtgaagcctaaaataaatttacgttaaaatctttttttttattcacactaaaaataattccaaggtttattagtaattccacaagcgaaacaatcattgatctagagttcgagactcagctacggcatattattatgaatttttttcatcattaattaaaaaatatacttttcttagtttttttttactaagataaatataatattaaattaaattaatttttttcatagggaagtcGTAAGGATGACACTCGAAAATTCAAACAATTCAAaatttcaaagacccaaataattcagattttcaaaaatcAGGTACTTACCttaatgactctactttagtattttaatactaaaatgttttaattaatataattttattataaaaggtCAATGCGATTTCAATATAGTATATTACACGCGAGTGTGCACACTCCACCTACTCACCCTTCAGCACTTGATTGATGACGATTTGCCTCCATCTCTTCAAGAATGACTATCAACGATACAATGAAGGCGAAATCCTCGTTGGGATTCACCGTTATTTCTAGTTTGTCCCTTGCAAAAAATGCAGTCTTGCGATGCATCTGCagtattaattaattagttaataccACTGTTTCATATATATAGGAAAAACAGAAAGGAAAGAAAACTTTATTCTATGTGTTTACGCTTGCTTACTTGGGCTATAATTTCATCAGTTTGGCCAATACAAATGGTGCATTTCTTGCTTCGTGAAATTATCTTAAAGTCACACCGGGCAGCTTGGTCGGTGTTGGTGGCCAAGACCACATCAAAGTTGTCCTTCCACTGGAATATCTTGTGCTTTCGCACGCTGAACAACAAATCCTTCGAGTTTGTGCTGTCTCCTCTGAATACTCTCCACGTTTCATGCCAACTAAATGCCTGGAGTTAATGTAATTAACCAAGCGTGAGTATAATTTGAAGGGCAAAACAAAATTTTGATGATGAAAACTTCTGCACACCTTTGGTTTCATGGTGAGGAGAGGGTTGCCGGCGGCGTTGAGGAGGAGGCAGCGGCTGCTGAAGAAGAAACCCTTCACCTTGAACACCACGTCGCTGTTGGCGTCCTTGACCTTGTAAAGGTCGTTCGGGGAGAACAAGCCGCCAGTGCTGGTGAGCGTTAAATTTACGGCGTACGGAACAGTGAACTGCCGGCCGACCACCACCACGGCAGGCGCAACATCTCTGGCCGTCTTCCCATATTCCGCCATGGTTGTTTGCTGCTGCACAAGGCACTATGAAGGTTTTGTGAATTAATCAGTATTAATGGTGAGATCTGTGTGTTTTCCAGTCTTGTTAAATAAATATCTCAACGGGAACGAGGCTGTAGACACGCACGATCCTGGGGTGGGAAGAAGTCAAGTCAgcgaggtttttttttttaaaaaaaaaaattcaattgcgCGTTCGTTCGTCTTATCTTCTTGTTTGCGTAGTGCAATAGGAGAGCTGGAGTTGGACTGAAGCTTCTTGCAAACTCACAAAACTTCTGGTAAACAAACTTTAATTTCCGTATCTTCGAAGTTCTGTCTCTCCTAGTGGTTTAGATGAGCTTCCGCCTCCTGTGAGCTTGTGCCCCGTGGCTTGAGTGTCACACAAAAGCACAAATGAGCGAACACGGATCTCTTCCATCACTTTTTTATGATCCAAAGGATGTATCATTCGTATTTACGATCGGATCGTGATCATGATCCAGTCGCAAATAGTTATGATCTcactaaaaaaaaactatttttaacgactgaatattccgtcggtatatgcCATTACCGACGGCTTACCGACGGAATACATGTTATCGGGAGTAATTTGGTCGACAAttcaatttaccgacggaaatactaTTCCGTAGGTAGATCCCGACGGAATTACATTTTCCGTCAGTAAGTTACCGACTGAATATTTTTCCCGTCGGTAAAAAAAAGTAAACGGCAGGTAACGACAATGCCTGACTGAATGTGTTCCGTCGGCAATATACCAACGGAAATCTGTATTCCATCGGGAATTCCCGACGGAACCCTTACTTCCGTCGGTATATTCCCGACAGAACCCTTAATTCCGTTGGGAATTCCCGACGGAAATCTGTATTCCGTCGGGAATTCCCGACGGAATTAATGGGTTCGTCGGGAATTCCCGACGGATTATAGgtttccgtcggtaatatatCGCAAATTGTACTGTACTTGCGATAATTTACTGACGGAAATCACAATTCCGTCGGtataaattggaaaaaaatttGGAAACCTGCTCTTGTTTTGCTCATTTCCCATATACGATTTTAATATGAATACAAGCCATCACAAGCGATGACATCACAAACACAATTCATACATATAACAATCCACACAATATAAATCACAACATACAACAATAAgatcacaatataaatcaatccacaatctccaaaatacaacatacaataaatacataaacataagtGAATGACAAATATAAAATCtccaaaatataataaattcCAAATATCAAGTGCTCACAATCATAAGTATTTAAAAGTATATAAGTGAacgacaaatacaaaatatccaaaatacataccatgatacatcacctatagatatatccaaatataatcctgtaaaagtcaaatacaagaGATTATGATTAGAATGAATCGATGCAAAtataatataactcaaacattgtaatatataactaattttacttgtaaaaaaaatacctgtattatattttggataaccaataatagtggtgatggtgaatgtatcagtatgaactcctgaaaaatgtaaaacactttaagataagcatctaataatatcccaatagaataaatatatttgacttaattaaattctaagaaattctaaaaaaataatcaagttatagttgaacatacctaaaaaaaaatctaatcattAGCGGGGTCTGATGGGTCTGGGGTCTCCTCTGACTAGGGCTGCTGAGATGGGTCCCATCTAGCAATAATTGCTTGCATCTGGGCCAATGCTTGCTCCTGAGCagcccacttcttctcccacctctgatccatggtagtcatctgagtcttcaattcttggttttcttttcttaataattCCACCtcggaagaaaaagaagaggaactcgcacgacccctaggagtcctcaagcgatcaaataccaccttggcttgggagccaaggccgtagagggaaGAGTTCTTTATCCTTCCActcacaacatcataataaatttcgttTATTTCCTGGGTGGATAAATCttgtgactcccctccctctactggtggctgagatgcctgagcaaccctgcttgtcatttcctcctgtgtagaaaaaatatacaatttatatcttatacaaaattattaaagctaatttattattattaaagattaaatataaattgca
This window contains:
- the LOC122033739 gene encoding protein LURP-one-related 15-like, coding for MAEYGKTARDVAPAVVVVGRQFTVPYAVNLTLTSTGGLFSPNDLYKVKDANSDVVFKVKGFFFSSRCLLLNAAGNPLLTMKPKAFSWHETWRVFRGDSTNSKDLLFSVRKHKIFQWKDNFDVVLATNTDQAARCDFKIISRSKKCTICIGQTDEIIAQMHRKTAFFARDKLEITVNPNEDFAFIVSLIVILEEMEANRHQSSAEGLVSEPSHSCGFMPLRRQQRVEDINNMYEHDMEQ